The Burkholderia pyrrocinia genome has a segment encoding these proteins:
- the iolD gene encoding 3D-(3,5/4)-trihydroxycyclohexane-1,2-dione acylhydrolase (decyclizing), giving the protein MTPTVRLTVSQALVRYLAALRAEVVQPDGRTEILPYCGGVFAIFGHGNVAGLGEALHAEKDRLPTFRAHNEQGMANAAVAFAKANFRQRMMAATSSIGPGATNMLTSAALAHVGRLPLLLLPGDVFVSRLPDPVLQQVEDFEQGDVSANDCFRPVTRYFDRITSPEQLLVALPRAIQVMTDPAQCGPVCLALPQDVQTFAYDWPEDFFAPPVIRMRRPPADPFELADALDVLKAAKKPLIVAGGGVLYSQAWDALRAFADTHGVPVAESQAGKGSLAWDHPLNLGSIGVTGSPAANRAAAQADVVLAVGTRLQDFTTGSHALYGDATLLSLNVQPFDAGKKRGRQLVADARTGLGQLSAALAGWRADAAWTAANRDQAAAWNARVTELTTCVPTDTLPYDADVIGAVRDSAADAGRDSARDDLVVCAAGTLPAELHKLWRSGVPGNYHMDYAYSCMGYEVAGGLGAKLARPEREVIVIVGDGSYMMLNAELATSVMLGRKLIVVILDNRGYGCIERLQLNCGGASFNNMLDDCVPEGGERSTIDFAMHARAMGADAVHVRDVGELRSEMKRARAAKTSQVLVIDTTHKRTTDDGGAWWEVAVPQVSGRAGVEAAHRVYLDAKTRQRR; this is encoded by the coding sequence ATGACCCCTACCGTGAGACTGACCGTCAGCCAGGCGCTCGTGCGCTACCTGGCCGCCCTGCGCGCCGAAGTCGTCCAGCCCGACGGCCGCACCGAGATCCTGCCGTACTGCGGCGGCGTGTTCGCGATCTTCGGGCACGGCAACGTGGCCGGGCTCGGCGAAGCGTTGCACGCCGAGAAAGACCGGCTGCCGACGTTCCGCGCGCACAACGAGCAAGGGATGGCCAACGCGGCCGTCGCGTTCGCGAAAGCGAATTTCCGCCAGCGGATGATGGCGGCGACGTCGAGCATCGGCCCCGGCGCGACCAACATGCTGACGTCGGCCGCGCTCGCGCACGTCGGCCGGCTGCCGCTGTTGCTGCTGCCGGGCGACGTGTTCGTGTCGCGGCTGCCCGACCCCGTGCTGCAGCAGGTCGAGGATTTCGAACAGGGCGACGTCAGTGCGAACGACTGCTTCCGCCCCGTCACGCGCTACTTCGACCGGATCACGTCGCCCGAGCAGTTGCTCGTCGCGCTGCCGCGCGCGATCCAGGTGATGACCGACCCCGCGCAGTGCGGCCCCGTGTGTCTCGCGCTGCCGCAGGACGTGCAGACCTTCGCGTACGACTGGCCCGAGGATTTCTTCGCGCCGCCGGTGATCCGGATGCGCCGGCCGCCGGCCGACCCGTTCGAACTCGCCGACGCGCTCGACGTGCTGAAGGCCGCGAAGAAGCCGCTGATCGTCGCCGGCGGCGGCGTGCTGTACAGCCAGGCGTGGGACGCGCTGCGTGCGTTCGCCGACACGCACGGCGTGCCGGTTGCCGAATCGCAGGCCGGCAAGGGCAGCCTCGCGTGGGATCACCCGCTGAACCTCGGCTCGATCGGCGTGACGGGCTCGCCCGCCGCGAACCGCGCGGCCGCGCAGGCCGACGTCGTGCTCGCGGTCGGCACGCGGCTGCAGGACTTCACGACCGGCTCGCACGCGCTTTACGGCGACGCTACGCTGCTGAGCCTGAACGTGCAGCCGTTCGACGCCGGCAAGAAACGCGGCCGGCAACTGGTTGCCGATGCGCGCACGGGCCTCGGCCAGTTGTCGGCCGCGCTGGCCGGCTGGCGCGCCGACGCGGCATGGACGGCCGCCAACCGCGACCAGGCCGCCGCGTGGAACGCACGCGTGACCGAGCTGACGACGTGCGTGCCGACGGACACGCTGCCGTACGACGCGGACGTGATCGGCGCGGTGCGCGATTCCGCGGCCGACGCGGGGCGCGACAGCGCGCGCGACGACCTGGTCGTGTGCGCGGCCGGCACGCTGCCGGCCGAGCTGCACAAGCTGTGGCGCAGCGGCGTGCCGGGCAACTACCACATGGACTATGCGTATTCGTGCATGGGCTACGAAGTCGCGGGCGGCCTCGGCGCGAAGCTCGCGCGGCCCGAACGCGAAGTGATCGTGATCGTCGGCGACGGCTCGTACATGATGCTCAACGCCGAGCTCGCCACTTCCGTGATGCTCGGCCGCAAGCTCATCGTCGTGATCCTCGACAACCGCGGCTACGGCTGCATCGAGCGGCTGCAACTGAATTGCGGCGGCGCGAGCTTCAACAACATGCTCGACGACTGCGTGCCGGAAGGCGGCGAGCGTTCGACGATCGACTTCGCGATGCATGCGCGAGCGATGGGCGCCGACGCCGTGCACGTGCGCGACGTCGGCGAGCTGCGCAGCGAAATGAAGCGCGCACGCGCGGCGAAGACGAGCCAGGTGCTCGTGATCGACACCACGCACAAGCGCACGACCGACGACGGCGGCGCGTGGTGGGAAGTCGCGGTGCCGCAGGTATCCGGGCGTGCCGGCGTCGAAGCGGCGCACCGCGTGTATCTCGACGCAAAGACCCGGCAGCGGCGCTGA
- a CDS encoding bifunctional 5-dehydro-2-deoxygluconokinase/5-dehydro-2-deoxyphosphogluconate aldolase produces MSLLNFPSDRPIDLACLGRVAVDLYAQQYGSGLEDARSFQMYLGGSSGNVAFGVARLGLKTAMISRVGDEQMGRFVRETLEREGCDTSQLQIDRERLTALVLLGLKDRDTFPLLFVRENCADMAVRADEIREDFIAGCRALAITGTHLSTPATREASLTALGYARRHGVVRILDIDYRPVLWGLTARGAGENRYVPDAQVTRQLQQVLGEFDLLVGTEEEFLIAGGVPHDLIGSLQAVRGITNATLVVKRGALGCCVIEGDIPARIDDAPTFLGERVEVLNVLGAGDAFLSGLLSGLLRGRDWAESTRIANACGAIVVSRHACSAAMPTPAELAHWFDGSRNPVVDADRTLAHLHRVTVPRREWDDLCVMAFDHRSQFYELAVQAGADEARIKTLKRLLVRAAEQVERDRRIEGHVGVLIDGGAYGSDALASATGRGWWVGRPVELPGSRPLRFDETRSVGSSLTHWPTEQVVKCLVHYHPDDDVDLRVEQEQRVLELWEATRASGNELLLEVIPPRAVTPAGTEDDAVLRAVARFYNLGVMPEWWKLTPLSADGWARLATLIAERDPHCRGAVILGLNQPLQYLVDSFRSATNPIVKGFMVGRTLWADASLNWLAGRIDDQALIDEVAGNFAQLVDAWLGRRGTARATAA; encoded by the coding sequence ATGAGCCTGCTGAACTTTCCGAGTGACCGCCCCATCGATCTCGCCTGCCTCGGCCGCGTGGCCGTGGATCTCTATGCGCAGCAGTACGGCAGCGGCCTGGAGGACGCGCGCAGCTTCCAGATGTATCTCGGCGGCTCGTCGGGCAACGTCGCGTTCGGCGTCGCCCGGCTCGGGCTGAAGACCGCGATGATCTCGCGCGTCGGCGACGAGCAGATGGGCCGCTTCGTGCGCGAGACGCTCGAGCGCGAAGGCTGCGACACGAGCCAATTGCAGATCGACCGCGAGCGCCTCACCGCGCTGGTGCTGCTCGGGCTGAAGGATCGCGACACGTTCCCGCTGCTGTTCGTGCGCGAGAACTGCGCGGACATGGCCGTGCGCGCCGACGAGATCCGCGAGGACTTCATCGCCGGCTGCCGCGCGCTCGCGATCACCGGCACGCATCTTTCGACGCCGGCCACGCGCGAAGCATCGCTGACCGCGCTCGGCTACGCGCGCCGCCACGGCGTCGTGCGGATCCTCGATATCGACTACCGGCCCGTGCTGTGGGGGCTGACCGCACGCGGCGCGGGCGAGAACCGCTACGTGCCGGACGCGCAGGTGACGCGGCAACTGCAGCAGGTGCTCGGCGAATTCGACCTGCTGGTCGGCACCGAGGAGGAATTCCTGATCGCGGGCGGCGTGCCGCACGACCTGATCGGTTCGTTGCAGGCGGTGCGCGGGATCACGAACGCCACGCTGGTCGTCAAGCGCGGCGCGCTCGGCTGCTGCGTGATCGAGGGCGACATCCCCGCGCGCATCGACGATGCCCCGACGTTTCTCGGCGAACGCGTCGAGGTGCTCAACGTGCTCGGCGCGGGCGACGCGTTCCTGTCGGGCCTGCTGTCGGGGCTGCTGCGCGGCCGCGACTGGGCCGAATCGACGCGCATCGCGAACGCCTGCGGCGCGATCGTCGTGTCGCGCCACGCGTGCTCGGCCGCGATGCCGACGCCGGCCGAACTCGCGCACTGGTTCGACGGCAGCCGCAATCCCGTGGTCGACGCCGACCGCACGCTCGCGCACCTGCATCGCGTCACGGTGCCGCGCCGCGAATGGGACGACCTGTGCGTGATGGCGTTCGACCATCGCAGCCAGTTCTACGAACTCGCGGTGCAGGCCGGCGCGGACGAAGCGCGGATCAAGACACTGAAGCGCCTGCTCGTGCGCGCGGCCGAACAGGTCGAGCGCGATCGCCGTATCGAAGGCCACGTCGGCGTGCTGATCGACGGCGGCGCGTACGGCAGCGACGCGCTCGCGTCGGCCACCGGGCGCGGCTGGTGGGTCGGCCGCCCGGTCGAGCTGCCGGGCTCGCGGCCGCTGCGCTTCGACGAGACGCGCTCGGTCGGCTCGTCGCTCACGCACTGGCCGACCGAGCAGGTCGTGAAGTGCCTGGTCCACTACCACCCGGACGACGACGTCGACCTGCGCGTCGAGCAGGAGCAGCGCGTGCTGGAGCTGTGGGAAGCCACGCGCGCCAGCGGCAACGAGCTGCTGCTGGAAGTCATTCCGCCGCGCGCGGTCACGCCGGCCGGCACCGAGGACGATGCGGTGCTGCGCGCGGTCGCGCGCTTCTACAACCTCGGCGTGATGCCCGAATGGTGGAAGCTCACGCCGCTGAGCGCCGACGGCTGGGCGCGGCTGGCTACGCTGATCGCCGAGCGCGACCCGCATTGCCGCGGCGCGGTGATCCTCGGGCTGAACCAGCCGCTGCAATATCTCGTCGACAGCTTCCGCTCGGCGACCAACCCGATCGTCAAGGGCTTCATGGTCGGGCGCACGCTGTGGGCCGATGCGTCGCTGAACTGGCTCGCCGGCCGGATCGACGACCAGGCGCTGATCGACGAAGTCGCCGGCAACTTCGCGCAGCTCGTCGACGCGTGGCTCGGCCGCCGCGGCACCGCGCGCGCCACCGCGGCCTGA
- a CDS encoding sugar ABC transporter substrate-binding protein, whose amino-acid sequence MKTKLMAVAAAAILAAPLAHAEKIGVTMASFDDTFLTILRNSITDAAKKDGATVQIEDGGNDVGKQLSQVQNMIAQKVDAIIVNAVDTDATPKITKMATAAKIPLVYVNRKPVDFDKLPAGVAVVASDEKQSGTLQARQVCKLLGGKGDLLVLMGELSNESARARTKDIEDVIATKECSGMKIVDKREGKWSRTQGQDITMNWLSSGTKFDAIVSNNDEMAIGAINALKAARKLTPKTVVAGIDATPDGLASMKSGELKVSVYQNAIGQGAQSVAAALKLAKKQPVDRFVNVPFELVTPENMNQYAKH is encoded by the coding sequence ATGAAGACCAAGCTGATGGCCGTCGCGGCCGCCGCGATCCTGGCTGCGCCGCTCGCGCACGCCGAGAAGATCGGCGTGACGATGGCGTCGTTCGACGACACGTTCCTGACCATCCTGCGCAACAGCATCACCGACGCAGCGAAGAAGGACGGTGCGACGGTGCAGATCGAGGACGGCGGCAACGACGTCGGCAAGCAGTTGAGCCAGGTCCAGAACATGATCGCGCAGAAGGTCGACGCGATCATCGTGAACGCGGTCGACACCGACGCGACGCCGAAGATCACGAAGATGGCGACGGCGGCGAAGATCCCGCTCGTCTACGTGAACCGCAAGCCGGTCGATTTCGACAAGCTGCCGGCCGGCGTCGCGGTCGTCGCGTCCGACGAGAAGCAGTCCGGCACGCTGCAGGCGCGCCAGGTGTGCAAGCTGCTCGGCGGCAAGGGCGATCTTCTCGTGCTGATGGGCGAGCTGTCCAACGAATCGGCGCGTGCCCGCACCAAGGACATCGAGGACGTGATCGCGACGAAGGAATGCTCCGGCATGAAGATCGTCGACAAGCGCGAAGGCAAATGGAGCCGTACGCAGGGCCAGGACATCACGATGAACTGGCTGAGCTCCGGGACGAAGTTCGACGCGATCGTGTCGAACAACGACGAAATGGCGATCGGCGCGATCAATGCGCTGAAGGCCGCGCGCAAATTGACGCCGAAGACCGTCGTCGCCGGCATCGACGCGACGCCGGACGGCCTCGCATCGATGAAGAGCGGCGAGCTGAAGGTGTCGGTGTACCAGAACGCGATCGGGCAGGGCGCGCAGTCGGTTGCCGCCGCGCTGAAGCTCGCGAAGAAGCAGCCCGTCGACCGCTTCGTGAACGTGCCGTTCGAGCTCGTGACGCCCGAGAACATGAACCAGTACGCCAAGCACTGA
- a CDS encoding sugar ABC transporter ATP-binding protein: MFTARIARPMAGVDAPAASSGGAPGASGSSGSPASPAADCVLEVRGVGKSFPGVVALDGVQFRVRRGTVHALMGENGAGKSTLMKIIAGVYTPDQGEILINGEPVVLNGPLDALDRGIAMIHQELNLMPYMTVAENIWIRREPKNRFGLIDHAELRRRTAALFERLSIDIDPETDVRTLTVASRQMVEIAKAVSFDSDVLIMDEPTSALTDKEVTHLFRIIRQLREQGKGIVYITHKMNELFEIADEFSVFRDGKYIGTHASSDVTRDDIIRMMVGREITQMFPKEEVPIGDVVLSVQNLSVDGVFRDVSFELRAGEILGVAGLVGSGRSNVAEALFGVVPATSGEIRIDGKPVRIATPAQAMKHGMAFLTEDRKDTGCFLNLDLLANMEAAVLSNRYVKFNFVQQAQLKRDCEEMSRMLRVKSPGLHEEIQNLSGGNQQKVLIGRWLLTQPRILILDEPTRGIDVGAKAEIHRLVSALAGKGVAVLMISSEMPEVLGMSDRVMVMHEGRMTGIVERKDADQVRIMDLASR; encoded by the coding sequence ATGTTTACAGCCAGGATCGCGCGCCCGATGGCCGGCGTCGACGCGCCGGCCGCTTCGTCCGGCGGAGCGCCCGGCGCATCCGGATCGTCCGGTTCGCCGGCTTCTCCTGCGGCCGACTGCGTGCTCGAGGTGCGCGGCGTCGGCAAGTCCTTTCCCGGCGTCGTCGCGCTCGACGGCGTGCAGTTCCGCGTGCGCCGCGGCACCGTCCATGCGCTGATGGGCGAGAACGGCGCGGGCAAGTCGACGCTGATGAAGATCATCGCGGGCGTCTACACGCCCGATCAGGGCGAGATCCTGATCAACGGCGAACCCGTCGTGCTGAACGGGCCGCTCGACGCGCTCGACCGCGGGATCGCGATGATCCACCAGGAACTCAACCTGATGCCGTACATGACGGTCGCGGAGAACATCTGGATCCGCCGCGAACCGAAGAACCGTTTCGGCCTGATCGATCACGCGGAGCTGCGCCGCCGCACGGCCGCGCTGTTCGAGCGGCTGTCGATCGACATCGATCCGGAAACCGACGTGCGCACGCTGACAGTCGCGAGCCGGCAGATGGTCGAGATCGCGAAGGCCGTGTCGTTCGACTCGGACGTGCTGATCATGGACGAGCCGACCTCGGCGCTGACCGACAAGGAAGTCACGCACCTGTTCCGGATCATTCGCCAGCTGCGCGAGCAGGGCAAGGGCATCGTCTACATCACGCACAAGATGAACGAGCTGTTCGAGATTGCCGACGAGTTCTCGGTGTTCCGCGACGGCAAGTACATCGGCACGCATGCGTCGAGCGACGTCACGCGCGACGACATCATCCGCATGATGGTCGGCCGCGAGATCACGCAGATGTTCCCGAAGGAAGAGGTGCCGATCGGCGACGTCGTGCTGTCGGTGCAGAACCTCAGCGTCGACGGCGTGTTCCGCGACGTGAGCTTCGAGCTGCGTGCGGGCGAGATCCTCGGCGTTGCGGGCCTGGTCGGTTCGGGGCGCTCGAACGTCGCGGAGGCGCTGTTCGGCGTCGTGCCGGCCACGTCGGGCGAGATCCGGATCGACGGCAAGCCGGTGCGGATCGCGACGCCCGCGCAGGCGATGAAGCACGGGATGGCGTTCCTGACCGAGGACCGCAAGGACACCGGCTGCTTCCTGAATCTCGACCTGCTCGCGAACATGGAAGCGGCCGTGCTCAGCAACCGCTACGTGAAGTTCAATTTCGTGCAGCAGGCGCAGTTGAAGCGCGACTGCGAGGAAATGAGCCGGATGCTGCGCGTGAAGTCGCCCGGGCTGCACGAGGAGATCCAGAACCTGTCGGGCGGCAACCAGCAGAAGGTGCTGATCGGGCGCTGGCTGCTCACGCAGCCGCGCATCCTGATCCTCGACGAACCGACGCGCGGCATCGACGTCGGCGCGAAGGCCGAGATCCACCGGCTCGTCAGCGCGCTCGCCGGCAAGGGCGTCGCGGTGCTGATGATCTCGTCGGAGATGCCGGAGGTGCTGGGGATGAGCGACCGCGTGATGGTGATGCACGAAGGGCGCATGACCGGCATCGTCGAACGCAAGGACGCCGACCAGGTCCGCATCATGGATCTCGCGTCGCGTTGA
- a CDS encoding ABC transporter permease, which yields MGNLNPVADAQTITIKARHTKWPPELSIFLVLVGISLFFEIVGWIVVGQSFLFNAERLEIIVLQMAVIGIIAVGVNLVIITSGIDLSSGSVVAAAAVVSASLAQVSDFPRAVFPHLTDLPIIWPVLAGVCVGLLVGLLNGSLIAMTGIPPFIATLGTMVAARGFAKWFTNGMPVSMLTDQFAAIGAGANPVIIFLVIAAIFHVVLRYTRFGKYTYAIGANRHAAVVSGINVTRHLVFVYAIAGLLSGIAGTVTAARAISGQSGMGVMYELDAIAAVVIGGTSLSGGLGRVTGTVIGVLILGVMTSGFTFIRIDAYYQEMVKGAIIVAAVIADQYRNKKKRR from the coding sequence ATGGGCAACCTGAACCCGGTCGCGGACGCGCAGACCATCACAATCAAGGCGCGGCACACGAAGTGGCCGCCCGAGCTGAGCATCTTCCTCGTGCTGGTCGGCATCAGCCTGTTCTTCGAGATCGTCGGCTGGATCGTCGTCGGCCAGAGCTTCCTGTTCAACGCCGAGCGGCTCGAGATCATCGTGCTGCAGATGGCCGTGATCGGCATCATCGCGGTCGGCGTGAACCTCGTGATCATCACCAGCGGGATCGACCTGTCGTCGGGGTCGGTCGTCGCGGCGGCCGCCGTCGTGTCGGCGAGCCTCGCGCAGGTGTCCGACTTCCCGCGCGCGGTGTTTCCGCACCTGACCGACCTGCCGATCATCTGGCCGGTGCTGGCCGGCGTGTGCGTCGGGCTGCTGGTCGGCCTGCTGAACGGTTCGCTGATCGCGATGACGGGCATCCCGCCGTTCATCGCGACGCTCGGCACGATGGTCGCCGCGCGCGGGTTCGCGAAGTGGTTCACCAACGGGATGCCCGTGTCGATGCTGACCGACCAGTTCGCGGCCATCGGCGCAGGCGCCAATCCGGTGATCATCTTTCTCGTGATTGCCGCAATCTTCCACGTCGTGCTGCGCTACACGCGCTTCGGCAAGTACACCTATGCGATCGGCGCGAACCGTCATGCGGCGGTCGTGTCGGGCATCAACGTCACGCGTCACCTGGTGTTCGTCTATGCGATCGCGGGCCTGCTGAGCGGGATCGCCGGCACCGTGACGGCCGCGCGTGCGATCTCGGGCCAGTCGGGCATGGGCGTGATGTACGAGCTCGATGCGATCGCCGCGGTCGTGATCGGCGGCACGTCGCTGTCGGGCGGCCTCGGCCGCGTGACGGGCACCGTGATCGGCGTGCTGATCCTCGGCGTGATGACGTCGGGCTTCACGTTCATCCGCATCGACGCGTATTACCAGGAGATGGTCAAGGGCGCGATCATCGTCGCGGCCGTGATCGCCGACCAGTAT